From a region of the Lactuca sativa cultivar Salinas chromosome 4, Lsat_Salinas_v11, whole genome shotgun sequence genome:
- the LOC111895001 gene encoding umecyanin-like, protein MANLKPSLFLIIAMVVASMKFNHSVATEHVVGDSFGWAVPQNAGFYAMWSLNHTFIFDDTLIFNFADGFHNVAEVTKEAHDTCDTQNLISIQTTSPARFTINNVDNHYYICTVGLHCKSLLKLAIRVSVPNNSSAMLSH, encoded by the coding sequence ATGGCAAACCTAAAGCCAAGTTTGTTTCTGATTATAGCCATGGTTGTTGCATCCATGAAGTTCAATCACTCGGTGGCAACAGAGCATGTCGTCGGCGATTCCTTCGGCTGGGCAGTGCCACAAAATGCTGGTTTCTATGCAATGTGGTCTCTAAACCATACCTTCATATTTGATGATACTCTAATCTTTAATTTTGCCGATGGATTTCATAATGTTGCAGAAGTAACGAAGGAGGCACACGACACGTGCGACACCCAAAATCTAATCTCAATCCAAACCACCAGCCCCGCTAGATTTACCATAAACAATGTCGACAACCACTACTACATATGTACCGTAGGCTTGCACTGCAAGTCCCTTTTAAAATTAGCAATTAGGGTTTCTGTTCCTAACAATTCGTCTGCAATGTTATCTCACTGa